In Helianthus annuus cultivar XRQ/B chromosome 9, HanXRQr2.0-SUNRISE, whole genome shotgun sequence, the following are encoded in one genomic region:
- the LOC110878384 gene encoding E3 ubiquitin-protein ligase RNF168 isoform X2, translating to MVEEEPKRSPPKQPETGGNASCVFSPGFRSAAAMAGWDEEALLMASLIVEDTPVRDSKQKRRTDPMFKTPPTHSRRDQRKSPVSSFVAVLDLEEEGSKKESLEEKKEEKIDAVVSGKKVEKSNESSSGNALIPCMDRLREELSCAICLDICFEPSTTSCGHSFCKKCLRSAADKCGKRCPKCRQLISNGRSCTVNTVLWNTIQLLFPQEIEARKVSAGGSNASESVDLLSPPSRRRNQYRSVIQALNSPEGEQLSLERRRRTSNNHNHNLRHQSFRPASVVLLNSREAGDNSVSRRRRRPPQVQDDDVTLALRLQREEFMGAFGGPEEQPREQQRRGSVATASSNLRAMASRAINLRNLRGR from the exons ATGGTGGAAGAAGAACCAAAACGAAGCCCTCCGAAACAACCCGAAACCGGAGGGAATGCGAGTTGTGTATTCAGCCCCGGGTTTAGATCTGCGGCAGCGATGGCCGGTTGGGACGAAGAAGCACTGCTGATGGCTTCGCTTATCGTCGAAGATACACCTGTTCGTGATTCCAAACAGAAGAGACGAACCGATCCGATGTTCAAAACTCCACCTACTCATTCCAGAAG AGATCAGAGGAAGAGTCCGGTTTCGAGTTTCGTGGCTGTTCTTGATCTTGAAGAGGAAGGTTCTAAAAAAG AAAGTTtagaagagaagaaagaagagaAGATTGATGCGGTTGTTAGTGGTAAAAAGGTTGAGAAATCGAATGAATCGAGTTCTGGAAACGCTTTGATTCCTTGTATGGATCGGCTTCGTGAAGAACTCTCTTGTGCG ATTTGTTTGGATATTTGTTTTGAACCGAGTACGACTTCCTGTGGGCACAG TTTTTGTAAGAAATGTCTGAGATCTGCTGCTGATAAGTGTGGTAAGCGTTGCCCGAAATGCAGGCAGCTCATCAG CAATGGAAGATCTTGCACCGTCAATACAGTTCTATGGAACACGATACAGCTTTTGTTTCCACAAGAGATAGAGGCAAGAAAGGTGTCGGCAGGAGGTTCAAACGCCTCGGAATCCGTTGATCTCCTAAGCCCACCATCAAGGCGGAGGAACCAATACCGGAGCGTAATTCAAGCGTTAAATAGTCCTGAAGGAGAACAGCTAAGCTTGGAAAGGAGGCGGAGGACCAGTAACAACCACAACCACAATTTGAGACACCAAAGTTTCCGTCCGGCTTCTGTTGTGTTACTGAACAGCAGAGAAGCCGGAGATAATAGcgtgagcaggaggaggaggaggccGCCACAAGTGCAAGATGACGATGTTACTTTGGCTCTGAGATTGCAGCGAGAGGAATTTATGGGAGCGTTTGGAGGGCCTGAAGAACAACCGCGAGAGCAACAGAGAAGAGGCTCTGTGGCAACAGCCTCTAGTAATCTGAGGGCAATGGCATCTCGAGCTATTAATCTTCGTAATCTTCGTGGCCGCTGA
- the LOC110878384 gene encoding E3 ubiquitin-protein ligase RNF168 isoform X1, with protein MVEEEPKRSPPKQPETGGNASCVFSPGFRSAAAMAGWDEEALLMASLIVEDTPVRDSKQKRRTDPMFKTPPTHSRRKRRDQRKSPVSSFVAVLDLEEEGSKKESLEEKKEEKIDAVVSGKKVEKSNESSSGNALIPCMDRLREELSCAICLDICFEPSTTSCGHSFCKKCLRSAADKCGKRCPKCRQLISNGRSCTVNTVLWNTIQLLFPQEIEARKVSAGGSNASESVDLLSPPSRRRNQYRSVIQALNSPEGEQLSLERRRRTSNNHNHNLRHQSFRPASVVLLNSREAGDNSVSRRRRRPPQVQDDDVTLALRLQREEFMGAFGGPEEQPREQQRRGSVATASSNLRAMASRAINLRNLRGR; from the exons ATGGTGGAAGAAGAACCAAAACGAAGCCCTCCGAAACAACCCGAAACCGGAGGGAATGCGAGTTGTGTATTCAGCCCCGGGTTTAGATCTGCGGCAGCGATGGCCGGTTGGGACGAAGAAGCACTGCTGATGGCTTCGCTTATCGTCGAAGATACACCTGTTCGTGATTCCAAACAGAAGAGACGAACCGATCCGATGTTCAAAACTCCACCTACTCATTCCAGAAG GAAGCGTAGAGATCAGAGGAAGAGTCCGGTTTCGAGTTTCGTGGCTGTTCTTGATCTTGAAGAGGAAGGTTCTAAAAAAG AAAGTTtagaagagaagaaagaagagaAGATTGATGCGGTTGTTAGTGGTAAAAAGGTTGAGAAATCGAATGAATCGAGTTCTGGAAACGCTTTGATTCCTTGTATGGATCGGCTTCGTGAAGAACTCTCTTGTGCG ATTTGTTTGGATATTTGTTTTGAACCGAGTACGACTTCCTGTGGGCACAG TTTTTGTAAGAAATGTCTGAGATCTGCTGCTGATAAGTGTGGTAAGCGTTGCCCGAAATGCAGGCAGCTCATCAG CAATGGAAGATCTTGCACCGTCAATACAGTTCTATGGAACACGATACAGCTTTTGTTTCCACAAGAGATAGAGGCAAGAAAGGTGTCGGCAGGAGGTTCAAACGCCTCGGAATCCGTTGATCTCCTAAGCCCACCATCAAGGCGGAGGAACCAATACCGGAGCGTAATTCAAGCGTTAAATAGTCCTGAAGGAGAACAGCTAAGCTTGGAAAGGAGGCGGAGGACCAGTAACAACCACAACCACAATTTGAGACACCAAAGTTTCCGTCCGGCTTCTGTTGTGTTACTGAACAGCAGAGAAGCCGGAGATAATAGcgtgagcaggaggaggaggaggccGCCACAAGTGCAAGATGACGATGTTACTTTGGCTCTGAGATTGCAGCGAGAGGAATTTATGGGAGCGTTTGGAGGGCCTGAAGAACAACCGCGAGAGCAACAGAGAAGAGGCTCTGTGGCAACAGCCTCTAGTAATCTGAGGGCAATGGCATCTCGAGCTATTAATCTTCGTAATCTTCGTGGCCGCTGA